A stretch of Peteryoungia algae DNA encodes these proteins:
- a CDS encoding MarR family winged helix-turn-helix transcriptional regulator — MPFRLLRVAESVDNGFTQFCGPEDELSWSEWQVLWSLGERSPTTAKAISGHSGLSKTKISRAVKVLEDKGYLMRRKDRSDRRFELLTLTSDGQQRFERLAEEAAAFQRWLERSVNSDYLSSLDSGLVGLEDLILIGHLRAPQRQAEEPIA, encoded by the coding sequence ATGCCGTTCAGGCTGCTGCGCGTGGCCGAGAGCGTCGATAATGGCTTCACACAGTTCTGTGGCCCGGAAGACGAGCTGTCCTGGTCGGAATGGCAGGTTCTCTGGTCGCTCGGTGAGCGCAGTCCCACGACGGCAAAGGCGATCTCCGGTCATTCCGGCCTTTCCAAGACCAAGATCAGCCGAGCGGTGAAGGTTCTGGAAGACAAGGGTTACCTGATGCGTCGGAAAGACCGGTCGGACCGTCGATTCGAACTGTTGACGCTGACGTCTGATGGCCAGCAGAGATTCGAGCGGCTGGCCGAAGAAGCCGCGGCCTTTCAACGCTGGCTTGAGCGCAGTGTGAACAGCGATTATCTGTCCTCGCTCGACAGCGGACTCGTCGGCCTTGAGGATCTCATCTTGATCGGCCATCTCCGAGCTCCGCAGCGGCAGGCCGAGGAACCTATTGCATGA
- a CDS encoding CaiB/BaiF CoA transferase family protein, with amino-acid sequence MTAKPSAPSPLAGIRVIELARVLAGPWAGQMLADLGADVIKVENPDGGDDTRAWGPPFVTGDDGENLSAAYYHSTNRNKRSIAIDLKTPEGQDIVRRLCASADVVIENFKRGGLEKYGLDYESLKAVNPKLVYCSITGFGQNGPYADFAGYDYIVQGMSGFMSITGEKDGEPMKAGVAIADIFTGIYAVTAIQAAIIHVMKKGQGQFVDMALLDVMSAVLANQNMNYLISGKPPTRLGNAHPNISPYEVVPTADGHLILAVGNDGQFRRLCTILGIPAIAEDERFATNKARVAHKVDVRATVTAETVKWQKRDLLTACEANAVPAGPINSIEEMFADPQIQARGLKIDLADDKGTAIPSVRTPIVLSETPLRYERPSPRIGEHGEEILAELAELERKTQ; translated from the coding sequence ATGACCGCCAAACCCTCCGCCCCGTCACCGCTTGCCGGCATCCGCGTGATCGAACTCGCCCGTGTGCTCGCCGGCCCCTGGGCGGGCCAGATGCTGGCCGATCTCGGGGCCGACGTGATCAAGGTGGAAAACCCAGACGGCGGCGATGACACCCGCGCCTGGGGTCCCCCCTTCGTGACGGGCGACGATGGCGAAAACCTTTCGGCCGCTTATTACCATTCGACCAACCGCAACAAGCGCTCGATAGCCATCGATCTGAAAACGCCGGAAGGCCAGGACATCGTCCGCCGTCTCTGCGCTTCCGCTGATGTCGTCATCGAGAACTTCAAGCGCGGCGGTCTTGAGAAATATGGCCTCGACTACGAGAGCCTGAAAGCCGTCAACCCGAAGCTCGTCTATTGCTCGATCACAGGCTTCGGCCAGAACGGCCCCTACGCCGATTTCGCCGGCTATGACTACATCGTCCAGGGCATGTCCGGCTTCATGTCGATTACGGGCGAAAAGGACGGAGAACCGATGAAGGCGGGCGTCGCCATCGCCGACATCTTCACCGGCATCTATGCCGTAACCGCGATCCAGGCTGCCATCATTCACGTGATGAAGAAAGGTCAGGGCCAATTCGTCGATATGGCGCTGCTCGACGTGATGTCGGCCGTACTCGCCAACCAGAACATGAACTATCTGATCTCGGGCAAGCCGCCGACGCGGCTCGGCAATGCCCATCCCAATATCAGCCCCTATGAAGTGGTCCCCACCGCCGACGGTCACCTGATCCTCGCCGTCGGGAATGACGGGCAGTTCAGGCGCCTCTGCACGATTCTGGGCATCCCGGCGATCGCCGAAGACGAGCGCTTTGCCACCAACAAGGCCCGCGTCGCCCACAAGGTCGATGTCCGCGCGACCGTGACCGCCGAGACAGTAAAGTGGCAGAAGCGCGACTTGCTTACCGCCTGTGAGGCGAATGCGGTGCCTGCCGGGCCGATCAACTCGATCGAGGAAATGTTCGCCGATCCTCAGATACAGGCGCGCGGCCTGAAGATCGACCTCGCCGACGACAAGGGCACTGCGATCCCGAGCGTGCGCACGCCGATCGTGCTCTCCGAGACCCCCCTGCGCTACGAGCGCCCGAGCCCGCGTATCGGCGAGCACGGCGAAGAAATCCTGGCCGAACTGGCCGAGCTGGAAAGGAAGACGCAATGA
- a CDS encoding TIGR01244 family sulfur transferase, producing the protein MNIRQINEEYSVSGQITVEEVDEIKALGFKSIVCHRPDGEEMGQPEFAAVAKRAEELGLKIAHVPVGPMGVTPDAVAGMVDALDDFERPMLGYCRSGARSTATYEHAQRQRG; encoded by the coding sequence ATGAACATCCGCCAGATCAACGAGGAATATTCGGTTAGTGGCCAGATCACGGTCGAGGAGGTCGACGAGATCAAGGCGCTCGGCTTCAAGTCGATCGTTTGCCATCGTCCGGATGGCGAGGAGATGGGCCAGCCGGAATTCGCAGCCGTCGCCAAGCGCGCGGAAGAACTCGGGTTGAAGATCGCGCATGTGCCTGTGGGCCCGATGGGTGTCACGCCGGATGCGGTTGCAGGCATGGTGGATGCGCTCGACGACTTCGAACGGCCCATGCTTGGCTATTGCCGTTCGGGTGCGCGTTCGACTGCGACCTACGAGCACGCGCAGCGCCAGCGGGGCTGA
- a CDS encoding DUF4432 family protein, whose translation MIMFSGPRGPRLSLDEGSVFDIGSCVVDGIDLAPGRAIPDDGDPRIDHSLEGFLFTCGPDHIRHRAPVAGADAFYPLHGSLSANAAHSIDIAMDGDDCLARAVVDVELAAGGRAQLRRQWRLKGESGEVQLADTVVNIGDTAFPTFLMYHMNLGAKHFDAGTRLEGAMLDSGGLAWAFGEGDGGIFCVPAGHGGWAELRLGPIAVIGGKRLKVRFRTDTLPHLQVWRNQKAPAHVLGIEPVSHRLADRADLEAGGEFDILQPGDSRDYGLAFSFV comes from the coding sequence ATGATCATGTTTTCCGGTCCCAGGGGACCGCGTCTATCCCTCGACGAAGGCTCGGTGTTCGATATCGGGTCTTGCGTGGTGGACGGTATCGATCTCGCTCCCGGGCGGGCGATCCCCGATGACGGCGATCCGCGGATCGACCATTCGCTCGAAGGTTTCCTCTTCACCTGCGGGCCGGATCATATTCGCCACCGCGCGCCGGTGGCCGGGGCTGACGCTTTTTACCCGCTGCATGGCTCCTTGTCCGCGAACGCGGCTCATTCGATCGACATCGCGATGGACGGGGATGATTGCCTCGCCCGGGCGGTCGTCGATGTGGAGCTTGCCGCCGGCGGAAGGGCGCAACTGCGGCGGCAGTGGCGGCTCAAGGGCGAGAGCGGCGAGGTGCAACTCGCCGACACGGTGGTCAATATCGGCGATACGGCTTTTCCGACATTCCTCATGTATCACATGAACCTTGGTGCGAAGCACTTCGATGCCGGTACGCGCCTCGAGGGGGCGATGCTGGACAGCGGCGGGCTTGCCTGGGCCTTCGGCGAGGGGGATGGCGGCATTTTCTGCGTGCCGGCTGGGCATGGCGGCTGGGCGGAGTTGAGGCTCGGTCCAATCGCGGTGATCGGCGGAAAGCGGCTGAAAGTGCGGTTCCGGACGGATACGCTGCCACATCTGCAAGTTTGGCGAAATCAGAAGGCGCCGGCCCATGTGCTCGGGATCGAGCCGGTCTCGCATCGATTGGCCGATCGTGCCGACCTGGAGGCGGGCGGCGAATTCGACATTTTGCAGCCGGGCGACAGTCGCGACTATGGGCTGGCGTTTTCCTTCGTTTGA
- a CDS encoding alpha/beta hydrolase — translation MFSDLNFHQSPTGARLAYHHQQSETAPRGIVIVCHGLAEHSRRYRAFAEALAAHGYHVYAHDHRGHGETTAADASLGLFARKNGYAKAIADVVAMRDLASSAHPGLPIILFGHSMGGLIALNVAIENPQAFHALSIWNSNFNPGLAGRFAQGVLYLEQMLKGSDVPSLVLPKATFAAWGRAIPGHRTAFDWLSHDPKEVDAYIADPLCGFDASVSMWRDIFRFTFAGADAERLARLPPRLPVYLVGGAEDPATNKGREIRWLGQRMLDAGMTDVDATVYEGMRHETLNEIGREKAVGDFLTWLGSLSP, via the coding sequence ATGTTTTCAGATCTGAATTTTCACCAGTCGCCGACCGGCGCCCGTCTCGCCTATCATCATCAACAGTCTGAGACTGCCCCGCGTGGCATCGTCATCGTCTGTCATGGCCTTGCCGAACATTCCCGCCGCTACCGCGCTTTTGCCGAAGCGCTGGCTGCGCACGGCTATCACGTCTATGCCCATGACCATCGCGGCCATGGCGAGACCACGGCTGCGGACGCAAGCCTTGGGCTTTTTGCGCGCAAGAACGGCTATGCCAAGGCCATCGCCGACGTGGTTGCGATGCGAGATCTCGCGAGCAGCGCGCATCCCGGACTGCCGATCATACTTTTCGGCCATTCCATGGGTGGCCTGATCGCACTGAATGTGGCGATTGAGAACCCTCAGGCCTTCCACGCGCTGTCGATCTGGAACTCCAATTTCAATCCCGGACTTGCGGGGCGCTTCGCCCAGGGCGTCCTTTATCTCGAACAGATGCTGAAGGGCTCGGATGTCCCGTCGCTGGTCCTGCCGAAGGCAACCTTCGCTGCCTGGGGCCGCGCCATCCCGGGTCACCGCACGGCCTTCGACTGGCTGTCGCATGATCCGAAAGAGGTGGACGCCTATATTGCCGACCCCCTCTGCGGCTTCGACGCCAGTGTCTCGATGTGGCGCGACATTTTCCGCTTCACCTTTGCCGGAGCCGACGCGGAACGCCTTGCCCGACTGCCACCGCGGCTTCCGGTCTATCTCGTCGGTGGCGCCGAGGATCCTGCGACCAACAAGGGCCGCGAGATCCGCTGGCTCGGCCAGCGCATGCTGGATGCCGGCATGACGGATGTCGATGCCACTGTCTATGAAGGCATGCGCCACGAGACGCTGAACGAGATCGGCCGTGAAAAAGCTGTTGGCGATTTTCTGACATGGCTCGGCAGTCTCTCCCCCTGA
- the metF gene encoding methylenetetrahydrofolate reductase [NAD(P)H], with translation MTKTERPIAKTSDLRISFEFFPPKSPDMDSQLWQTVEALQAYQPDFVSVTYGAGGTTREPTLATVKRLIADTPLSTASHLTCVAATREEVRAVVEEFQAAGVRHFVALRGDPQGGVGSRYAPHPGGFANAADLVAGLRDIGDFEISVSAYPERHPESENDVVDLDMLKQKVDAGATRALTQFFFDNDIFERYLERVRAAGITIPIVPGIMPIQNLTQLKRFAAMCGASIPSFLDARFEGSDGDPRARAAIAADIAAEQIADLSRRGLQDFHIYTMNRAPLTIATLDRLGFSAKAENVSGAAA, from the coding sequence ATGACGAAGACCGAGCGGCCGATCGCCAAGACCTCTGACCTCAGGATCTCCTTCGAGTTCTTCCCGCCCAAATCTCCTGATATGGACTCGCAGCTCTGGCAGACGGTGGAAGCACTGCAGGCCTACCAGCCGGATTTCGTCTCCGTGACCTATGGGGCGGGCGGCACCACGCGGGAGCCGACGCTTGCGACCGTCAAGCGCCTCATTGCCGATACGCCGCTTTCCACCGCGTCGCACCTGACTTGCGTCGCTGCGACGCGCGAGGAAGTGCGGGCAGTCGTCGAGGAATTCCAGGCGGCCGGAGTTCGCCATTTCGTGGCGCTTCGCGGCGACCCGCAGGGCGGTGTCGGCAGTCGATATGCGCCGCATCCGGGAGGCTTCGCCAATGCCGCCGATCTCGTGGCAGGCCTTCGCGATATCGGCGACTTCGAGATTTCCGTCTCGGCCTATCCGGAACGCCATCCCGAGAGCGAGAATGATGTGGTCGATCTCGATATGCTGAAGCAGAAGGTCGATGCCGGGGCGACGCGTGCGCTGACGCAGTTTTTCTTCGACAACGACATTTTCGAACGCTACCTCGAACGGGTCCGCGCGGCCGGAATCACCATACCGATCGTGCCTGGCATCATGCCGATCCAGAACCTGACCCAGCTCAAGCGTTTTGCGGCGATGTGCGGTGCAAGCATTCCCTCCTTCCTGGATGCCCGCTTTGAGGGCTCGGACGGAGATCCGCGGGCACGGGCCGCAATTGCCGCCGACATTGCGGCCGAGCAGATCGCGGACCTTTCGCGGCGCGGCTTGCAGGACTTCCATATCTACACGATGAACAGGGCTCCCCTCACGATTGCGACCCTCGACCGTCTCGGCTTCTCGGCAAAGGCAGAAAACGTATCGGGCGCTGCCGCCTGA
- a CDS encoding thiamine pyrophosphate-binding protein, producing the protein MKRTGGALIVEALKANGVERVSCVPGESYLAVLDALKDSGIETLVCRQEGGAAMMADTWGRLTGKPGICMVTRGPGATNASAGLHVAKQDSIPMILFIGQIGRDMKEREAFQEVEYRRAFTEFAKWVGEIDDARRIPEFVTRAFAVATSGRPGPVVLTLPEDMLLDEVDAPQAKAYTPVEAHPGPSQIAALGEMLKTAKRPMVVLGGTRWSEASVAGIQAFAEKFKLPVGCSFRRQMLFDHLHPSYAGDVGIGINPALAKEVKEADLLILLGSRFSEMPSSSYTLMDIPCPAQKLVHVHPDPSELGRVYRADLAICAAPDEFVSALASLDAPTAPVWADRTEAMHAAYLAWSTPPKSSPGPVQMGEIMEWIEDNTAKDTIFTNGAGNYATWLHRFHRFQAFNTQAAPTSGSMGYGLPAAVAAKQLFPEREVVCFAGDGCFMMHGQEFATAMRYNLPIITLVINNGIYGTIRMHQEREYPGRVSATDLTNPDFAALARAYGGHGETVEKTEDFAPAFLRARASGKPAIIEIKLDPEAITPTRTLTQIRNRA; encoded by the coding sequence ATGAAGAGAACCGGCGGAGCGCTGATCGTCGAAGCACTCAAGGCAAATGGCGTCGAGCGCGTTTCCTGCGTTCCCGGCGAAAGTTATCTCGCCGTGCTCGACGCGCTGAAAGACAGCGGCATCGAGACGCTGGTCTGCCGCCAGGAAGGCGGCGCCGCAATGATGGCGGACACCTGGGGCCGCCTCACCGGCAAGCCCGGGATCTGTATGGTGACGCGCGGTCCGGGCGCCACCAACGCTTCTGCCGGCCTGCATGTCGCAAAACAGGATTCGATCCCGATGATCCTCTTCATCGGTCAGATCGGTCGTGACATGAAGGAGCGAGAAGCCTTCCAGGAAGTCGAGTATCGCCGTGCCTTTACCGAATTCGCCAAATGGGTCGGCGAGATCGATGATGCCCGCCGCATCCCGGAATTCGTCACCCGGGCCTTTGCCGTCGCAACCTCAGGTCGCCCCGGCCCGGTCGTCCTGACACTGCCCGAGGACATGCTGCTCGACGAGGTCGATGCCCCGCAGGCCAAGGCTTACACCCCGGTCGAGGCGCATCCCGGTCCCAGCCAGATCGCCGCCCTCGGCGAGATGCTGAAAACCGCCAAGCGCCCCATGGTCGTGCTCGGCGGCACCCGCTGGAGCGAGGCCTCCGTCGCCGGCATCCAGGCCTTTGCGGAAAAGTTCAAGCTGCCGGTCGGCTGCTCCTTCCGTCGCCAGATGCTCTTCGACCACCTGCATCCGTCATATGCCGGCGATGTCGGCATCGGCATCAACCCGGCGCTGGCGAAAGAAGTGAAGGAAGCCGACCTGCTGATCCTGCTCGGCAGCCGCTTCTCCGAAATGCCCTCCTCCTCCTACACGCTGATGGACATCCCCTGCCCGGCGCAAAAACTCGTTCACGTGCACCCGGACCCGTCCGAACTCGGCCGCGTCTACCGCGCCGATCTTGCCATCTGTGCCGCGCCCGACGAGTTCGTCTCAGCCCTCGCCAGCCTTGATGCGCCCACGGCCCCGGTCTGGGCCGACCGCACCGAGGCAATGCATGCCGCATACCTCGCCTGGTCGACCCCGCCGAAGTCGAGTCCTGGCCCGGTGCAGATGGGCGAGATCATGGAGTGGATCGAGGACAACACGGCGAAGGACACAATCTTCACAAACGGCGCTGGCAACTATGCGACCTGGCTGCACCGTTTCCACCGCTTCCAGGCCTTCAACACCCAGGCCGCCCCCACCTCAGGCTCGATGGGCTACGGCCTGCCGGCGGCCGTCGCTGCCAAGCAGCTCTTTCCCGAGCGCGAAGTCGTCTGCTTTGCCGGTGATGGCTGCTTCATGATGCATGGCCAGGAATTTGCGACCGCCATGCGCTACAACCTGCCGATCATCACGCTCGTGATCAACAACGGCATCTATGGCACGATCCGCATGCACCAGGAGCGTGAATATCCCGGTCGGGTCAGCGCCACCGACCTGACCAATCCCGACTTCGCGGCCCTTGCCAGGGCCTATGGCGGCCACGGCGAAACCGTCGAGAAAACGGAAGACTTCGCCCCCGCCTTCCTGCGCGCCCGGGCGAGCGGAAAGCCTGCGATCATTGAGATCAAGCTTGATCCGGAAGCGATCACGCCGACGCGCACCTTGACTCAAATTCGCAACAGGGCGTGA
- a CDS encoding RidA family protein, with the protein MSIKRIEPGKRMSGAVVHGNTVYLAGQVGEGSTVTEQSKSALAEVDRLLAAAGSDKSKILQTIIYLSDMSNFAEMNAVWEGWVDPANPPARATSGAPLATPDYLVEFIVTAAL; encoded by the coding sequence ATGAGCATCAAGCGTATCGAACCCGGCAAGCGCATGAGCGGCGCGGTCGTTCACGGCAATACCGTCTATCTCGCCGGCCAGGTGGGTGAGGGCTCGACCGTCACCGAACAGTCGAAGTCGGCGCTTGCAGAAGTCGACCGCCTGCTGGCCGCTGCCGGTTCGGACAAGTCGAAGATCCTGCAGACGATCATCTATCTCTCCGACATGTCGAATTTCGCCGAGATGAACGCCGTCTGGGAAGGCTGGGTCGACCCGGCCAACCCGCCGGCCCGTGCCACCAGCGGCGCGCCGCTCGCGACGCCTGACTATCTGGTCGAGTTCATCGTCACGGCTGCTCTCTGA
- the ettA gene encoding energy-dependent translational throttle protein EttA — translation MARQFIYHMSGLSKSYGAKKILENIHLSFYPDAKIGILGPNGAGKSTVLRIIAGQDKEYTGEAWLAEGATVGYLEQEPHLDPAKNAFENVMEGVADKQAVLDRYNELMMNYSDETAEEGSKLQDIIDSQNLWDLEQQVEMAMEALRCPPKDADVTLLSGGERRRIALCRLLLSQPDLLLLDEPTNHLDAETIAWLEKHLRDYPGAVMMITHDRYFLDNVTGWILELDRGRGIPYEGNYSAYLQAKAKRMQQESREDAGRQKAISREQEWIASSPKARQAKSKARIKAYEQLVDAAEGIRPGDAQIIIPVSERLGQVVIELDGITKGFEGRTLINDLSIKLPPGGIVGIIGPNGAGKSTLFKMITGQEKPDAGSIRVGETVHLGYVDQSRDALDGSKTVWEEISGGAEIIKLGKFDMNSRAYCGAFNFKGGDQQQKVGNLSGGQRNRVHLAKMLKAGGNVLLLDEPTNDLDTETLGALETALENFAGCAIIISHDRMFLDRLATHILAFEGDGHVEWFEGNFEDYEQDKIRRLGPDALNPGSQSYKRLTR, via the coding sequence ATGGCACGTCAGTTCATCTATCACATGTCGGGACTCAGCAAGTCCTACGGCGCCAAGAAGATTCTCGAGAACATCCATCTCTCGTTCTATCCCGATGCCAAGATCGGCATTCTCGGCCCGAACGGGGCCGGTAAGTCCACCGTGCTGCGTATCATCGCCGGGCAGGACAAGGAATATACGGGCGAAGCCTGGCTCGCCGAAGGTGCGACTGTGGGTTACCTGGAGCAGGAACCTCATCTCGATCCGGCGAAGAATGCTTTCGAAAACGTCATGGAAGGTGTGGCCGACAAGCAGGCCGTGCTCGACCGCTACAACGAACTGATGATGAACTATTCCGACGAGACGGCGGAAGAGGGCTCCAAGCTCCAGGACATCATCGACAGCCAGAACCTCTGGGATCTGGAACAGCAGGTCGAAATGGCGATGGAAGCTCTGCGATGCCCGCCGAAGGATGCCGACGTCACGCTGCTGTCGGGTGGTGAACGCCGCCGTATCGCGCTCTGCCGCCTGCTGCTCTCGCAGCCGGACCTGCTGCTGCTCGACGAACCGACCAACCATCTGGATGCCGAGACGATCGCCTGGCTGGAAAAGCACCTGCGCGACTATCCCGGCGCCGTGATGATGATCACCCACGATCGCTACTTCCTCGACAACGTCACGGGCTGGATCCTCGAGCTCGACCGCGGCCGCGGCATTCCCTACGAGGGCAACTACTCGGCTTACCTGCAGGCGAAGGCCAAGCGCATGCAGCAGGAATCCCGAGAAGATGCCGGCCGCCAGAAGGCCATTTCACGCGAACAGGAATGGATCGCCTCCAGCCCGAAGGCCCGCCAGGCAAAGTCCAAGGCGCGTATCAAGGCCTATGAACAGCTGGTGGATGCCGCCGAAGGCATCCGTCCGGGCGATGCGCAGATCATCATCCCGGTCTCCGAACGTCTCGGCCAGGTGGTCATCGAGCTCGACGGAATCACCAAGGGCTTTGAAGGCCGCACGCTGATCAACGATCTCTCGATCAAGCTGCCGCCGGGTGGCATCGTCGGCATCATCGGCCCGAACGGTGCCGGCAAGTCGACGCTGTTCAAAATGATCACCGGCCAGGAAAAGCCTGATGCCGGCTCGATCCGCGTTGGTGAGACTGTGCATCTCGGCTATGTCGACCAGAGTCGCGATGCGCTGGACGGTTCGAAGACCGTCTGGGAGGAAATCTCGGGCGGTGCCGAAATCATCAAGCTTGGCAAATTCGACATGAACTCCCGCGCTTATTGCGGCGCCTTCAACTTCAAGGGCGGCGACCAGCAACAGAAGGTCGGCAATCTCTCCGGTGGTCAGCGCAACCGCGTGCATTTGGCCAAGATGCTGAAGGCCGGCGGCAATGTGTTGCTGCTCGACGAACCGACCAACGACCTGGATACCGAAACGCTCGGCGCGCTCGAAACGGCGCTCGAGAACTTTGCCGGCTGCGCCATCATCATCAGCCATGATCGCATGTTCCTCGACCGTCTGGCGACGCATATCCTCGCGTTCGAAGGTGACGGCCATGTGGAATGGTTCGAGGGCAACTTCGAGGATTACGAGCAGGACAAGATCCGTCGGCTTGGCCCCGATGCGCTCAATCCGGGCAGCCAGTCCTACAAGCGCCTGACGCGCTGA
- a CDS encoding ArsR/SmtB family transcription factor, which translates to MRLGVDTLVDLLKAAGEPTRLRLLMLLSSGDLTVTDLTEILGQSQPRISRHLKLLAEADLIDRYQEGAWAYFRLKQDGAGAALIRILLDAAEDSDPVLQRDRDRLTAVKRARAEKAQAYFSRNASEWDELRRLHVNDADVEAALLQIVGTEPVEAMLDLGTGTGRILQLLAPRFRRAIGIDASRDMLAVARSNLDKEGILSASVRHGDILNLPLDAGDYDLVTIHQVLHFLEEPELALAEAARMLKVGGRLAIIDLAAHAHEYLRDEHAHVRLGFSHAVMAEWLGRQGLSVENVIDLPPESAAGRGLTVTIWLARRMAAVADTPQDQPLALTGSR; encoded by the coding sequence ATGAGATTGGGCGTTGATACTCTTGTGGATCTGCTGAAGGCGGCCGGGGAGCCGACGCGGCTTCGTTTGCTGATGCTTCTGTCGTCCGGCGATCTCACGGTGACCGATCTTACCGAAATTCTCGGGCAATCGCAGCCCCGAATCTCCCGGCACCTGAAACTGCTGGCTGAAGCAGATCTGATCGACCGCTATCAGGAAGGGGCCTGGGCCTATTTTCGCCTGAAGCAGGACGGCGCCGGGGCCGCACTCATCCGCATCCTTCTCGACGCTGCCGAAGACAGCGATCCCGTCTTGCAGCGCGACCGTGACCGGCTTACCGCCGTCAAGCGGGCGAGAGCCGAGAAGGCGCAGGCCTATTTCAGCCGCAACGCCTCGGAATGGGACGAGCTGCGCCGTCTGCATGTGAACGACGCCGATGTCGAGGCCGCACTGTTGCAGATCGTCGGCACGGAACCGGTCGAAGCCATGCTGGATCTCGGCACGGGGACCGGCCGCATTCTACAGCTGTTGGCGCCGCGCTTTCGTCGAGCGATCGGTATTGATGCCAGCCGGGACATGCTGGCCGTCGCCCGCTCCAACCTCGACAAGGAGGGTATCCTGTCGGCGAGCGTCCGTCATGGCGACATCCTGAACCTGCCGCTCGATGCCGGGGACTATGATCTCGTCACCATCCACCAGGTATTGCACTTCCTTGAAGAGCCGGAGCTGGCGCTTGCCGAAGCCGCGCGCATGCTCAAGGTCGGCGGCCGCCTCGCAATCATCGATCTCGCGGCCCATGCGCACGAATATCTGCGCGACGAACATGCCCATGTGCGTCTCGGCTTCTCGCATGCCGTCATGGCCGAGTGGCTCGGACGGCAGGGCCTGTCCGTCGAAAACGTGATCGACCTGCCGCCGGAGAGTGCTGCCGGACGCGGGCTGACCGTGACGATCTGGCTCGCCCGGCGCATGGCCGCCGTCGCAGACACACCCCAGGACCAACCACTTGCCTTGACCGGGAGCAGATAG